The Planococcus liqunii genome includes a region encoding these proteins:
- a CDS encoding sugar phosphate isomerase/epimerase family protein, with protein MKLGVFTVLFSEKSFEEMLDYVMSKGIEAIELGTGGYPGNAHCKVDELLDDADSLQRFKQQISDHGLVISALSCHTNPLHPQKKFAEPADELLVKTMKLASKLGVPVVNTFSGCPGDHEHALYPNWPVAAWPSDFQEILKWQWEEKLIPYWKEKNELAESLNVKIGLELHGGFSVHTPATMLRLREACGPAIGANLDPSHMWWQGIDPVEAIKILGRENAIHHFHAKDTIIDQQNMNRNGLTDMTDYSQMRDRAWYFRTVGFGHDQKTWADIISTLRLYDYDYVVSIEHEDGLMSVEEGFTKAVDNLKPLLLREPTAKMWWA; from the coding sequence TTGAAATTAGGCGTCTTTACGGTTTTGTTTTCGGAGAAGAGCTTTGAGGAAATGCTGGACTACGTAATGTCAAAAGGCATTGAAGCAATAGAGCTTGGGACGGGCGGCTATCCAGGAAACGCGCATTGCAAAGTGGATGAACTGCTGGATGACGCAGACAGCCTCCAGCGTTTCAAGCAGCAGATCAGCGACCATGGACTCGTTATCAGTGCCTTGAGCTGCCACACAAATCCGCTTCATCCGCAAAAAAAGTTTGCTGAGCCGGCGGATGAACTGTTGGTGAAGACGATGAAACTCGCATCGAAGCTTGGTGTGCCTGTCGTCAATACATTTTCAGGGTGCCCAGGCGACCATGAACATGCGCTTTACCCGAACTGGCCCGTAGCTGCCTGGCCATCCGATTTTCAGGAGATACTGAAATGGCAGTGGGAAGAAAAGCTGATTCCTTACTGGAAAGAAAAAAATGAGCTGGCCGAATCCCTGAACGTCAAAATCGGCCTGGAGCTCCACGGCGGATTTTCCGTGCATACGCCTGCTACCATGCTCCGTCTGCGTGAAGCTTGCGGCCCTGCAATCGGCGCCAACCTGGATCCAAGCCATATGTGGTGGCAAGGCATCGACCCGGTCGAAGCCATCAAAATACTCGGGCGGGAAAACGCCATTCACCATTTCCATGCCAAAGATACCATCATTGACCAGCAAAACATGAACCGCAACGGCCTTACCGATATGACCGATTATTCCCAGATGCGCGATCGGGCCTGGTATTTCCGGACGGTCGGTTTTGGCCATGATCAAAAAACCTGGGCGGATATTATCAGCACCTTGCGGCTATACGATTACGATTACGTCGTCAGTATCGAACATGAAGACGGATTGATGTCTGTAGAAGAAGGATTTACGAAAGCGGTGGATAATTTAAAGCCGCTTTTGCTGAGAGAACCTACGGCTAAAATGTGGTGGGCTTAA
- a CDS encoding LacI family DNA-binding transcriptional regulator has translation MANIQQVAKQAGVSVATVSRVLNGQNTVSSKTKTKVEEAIKFLNYEPSMLGRNLRNSESRIILILIPNISNPFYLDIIKGIENMALSQGYNILLCETDSNPDKENIYFDLVRKKMADGIVSMDPAVNVDTLKELAKTYAIIQCSEYGGGIGIPYVTIDSEEASYRAVKHLIQIGHTKIALMNSDEKFLYARERKAGYQRALKEHGMALDNGYMVYTQELSFEHGQQAMKKILALRDRPTAVFAVSDLLAIGALKEINASGLHVPNDIAVVGFDKIDFSNMTNPTLTTVAQPMYKMGTTAAAMLIDKIKGKEVDSVILDYELIIRESTSG, from the coding sequence ATGGCCAATATCCAGCAGGTAGCAAAACAGGCGGGAGTATCTGTAGCCACAGTTTCAAGAGTGTTGAATGGGCAAAACACGGTTTCGTCGAAAACAAAAACGAAAGTGGAAGAGGCGATAAAATTCCTGAATTATGAACCCAGCATGCTGGGACGGAATTTGCGGAATTCCGAAAGCCGGATCATCCTGATTTTAATCCCGAACATCTCCAATCCGTTTTACCTGGATATCATTAAAGGGATTGAAAACATGGCGCTCAGCCAAGGCTATAACATCCTGTTGTGCGAAACCGATTCGAATCCGGACAAAGAAAATATTTATTTTGATCTGGTGAGAAAAAAGATGGCAGACGGCATTGTGTCGATGGACCCGGCAGTCAATGTAGACACCTTAAAAGAACTTGCCAAAACATACGCCATTATTCAATGCAGCGAATACGGAGGCGGCATTGGCATTCCCTATGTGACAATTGACAGCGAAGAAGCTTCTTACCGCGCGGTAAAGCATTTGATCCAAATCGGGCATACAAAAATTGCACTGATGAATTCGGATGAGAAGTTTTTATATGCCAGAGAACGGAAAGCCGGCTATCAGCGGGCATTGAAAGAGCATGGCATGGCTTTGGACAATGGCTATATGGTCTATACCCAGGAACTTAGCTTTGAACATGGCCAGCAGGCGATGAAAAAAATTTTGGCTTTGCGGGACCGGCCGACAGCCGTTTTTGCGGTATCGGATTTGTTGGCAATCGGGGCATTAAAGGAAATTAATGCTTCCGGCCTCCACGTACCAAATGATATTGCCGTAGTCGGGTTTGACAAAATTGATTTTTCCAATATGACCAATCCGACTTTGACAACCGTTGCTCAGCCCATGTATAAAATGGGGACGACGGCGGCAGCCATGCTGATTGATAAGATTAAAGGCAAGGAAGTGGACAGCGTTATACTTGACTATGAACTCATTATCAGGGAATCCACATCTGGATAA